The genomic stretch CATTTAAAATCGCGATTGAAAATTTGGGAAGATCAGATTCAAAATGGACCAAATAATTTATTGAACTTCGAAAATACGAAGAGTTTACCAGGTATTTTTATTTTATCTATATCAAATCTCGCTTTAGCAGAACATGTTAGAAAGGAGCTAATGTTAGACTTACGAAAGATTCCTATAATGCTCGTAATAGACGAATGTATTCACAGTGAGGGATTCGCAAAATCTTTTTATATTTCAACTCAAAACGGAATTCAGCAAGCACCATTACCATTTTTGAGATAACAAGAGCCGCTTCAGGTAAATACGCTGAAGCGGCTCTCTGTTGTTTTAACGATGAATTGATATTCACAACTCAACTTTTGTTTGAAATATATCTAATTAAAGCTCCAACAGATGTACCTGAAACAGCACAAATATTGTCACTAATACCGTATTCATTGAATGCTTTCCATACAACTATGTGATAGGCTTCTTTACCACCACCAGCTAGAACAAGATCAACTTCTGTCATCAAATACACTTCTTTCTATACTAGAATTTCCTAATAGTATTATAATAAAAAAATATAATGTGAAAAAATAACTTGGTAGTTATAGTAACAAAGTAAATATGTTTATAAATCATAAAAACATTTCTTTTATTATGATTTATTGTTTTTATCGATTAGGAGAACTAACTATTATATATTGAAAATTAAGACAACTAAGGGTATTATATAGATAAGACTTTTTTTACTTTTCATAATCAATTACTAATATAACCCTTTCGGGGCTATGATTTTGTAGAGCAAAACTGCTTGCAATTATTCATATACCTGAAAGGTTTTTTTATTTTTAAAAACAATTAAGCTGGTCCCATTATTTAGAGATTTTCTATAAAGAGAGTGCGATGAGTTGTTAATTTGTAATGTGAAAACACTACGAGTTATTAAAATTAAAACATTAAGGGAGGAAATTATAATGATAGGTGAAACTTTTAAAAATTTGCTAATAAGTCTGGCTGGTTTAATAGTGGGGTTAAGTACTATATATTTAATAATTAAATATAGCTTCAAATTAACAGTAGAAAAAGCTATACCTAACTTAATAGCCTATGCCAGCTTATATTTACCAGGAGTTATAACGTTTGGCTTAGTTGGATATTTTTCGAATTCATGGTTTTTTGGAATTGTAATGGGCGTCATAGTTGAAGCAATTCGTTTCTATGGGTTAGGAAGAATACTAAATCAAATATCCTCTTCTTTAAGAGCGATGAAAGTTAAAAATGCTATAGCAAAAGAAAATAAAAAAGTAAATGTTAAAAATAAACCTTTAGAGGTCATTGAAGCTTCTAAAGTTAACATAGAAAAAGAGAAAATTATAAAAACAGAAAAGCTAGAAATAATTGATGATGCAGATGAAGTTAAAGAGTCAGAAGGAATGGAAGGATTAGAACGTATTGCGGTACTTGAACACCTGGAAATGGTCGCAGAAACTAAAGATGATGTAATAGTGGAAAATGGTATGACGATAAAACGTAAGCGTAAACAAGCTGAAAGTACACCAGATACACAGAAAATCTATGAACAACTAAAACTAGTTATATTAAGTAGGAATTCAGAAAGGAAAAATGATGAAATGAGTTTTTAATTTCTCTTTAATGGGTTTCCTAAATGCAATTTTAGAGGAATCTTTAGATGCACCTATTACTTCGCTACAATTAGATGATCCACATCTCCATAAATCTTATGAAGATGATAAGTTATCGATTTTAGACCTATTAGCAACACTGGATAATGGGACGCAAGTAAATATTGAAATTCAGCTTCGAAATACACATGATATGGTGAAGCGCTCCTTATATTACTGGAGTAAACTTTATACTTCCCAAATGCAAGAAGGGATGCCATATCGTTCACTGCGGAAAACAATTACAGCTCTTCCCGAACGAGAAAGTCCTCGCCTTTAGGCATGGGATGAAAGTGAGGTTGGATAAGGAGTGCTACTAAAAACCGCAAGGTTTGTGGCACTCTAAGTATCCAAAATGTTGGTATCTATTATTTTTTCATCTTTCGCGTTGCAGTTTTATAATCCAACTGATACAACGCAAACATGATGAATGATTATAGAAGAACCAAAACAACCGTGTCATTAATTAACTATCATTTTGTGTTTTGCCCACGATACAGAAGAAAGATTTTTCTTAATACAAAAGTAGAAGAACGTTTCAAAGAGTTGGTTCAAGAAATATGCGGAGAATTGGATGTTTCTATTGTTGCAATGGAATGCGACAAAGACCACGTTCACTTGTTCTTAAATACACCACCAACACTTAGTCCTGCTGATACAATGGCAAAAATTAAAGGAGTGACATCAAAACGTTTGAGAGAAGAGTTTCCTCATCTTCAACACTTGCCGAGCCTATGGACGCGTTCTTATTTTGTTTCTACTGCTGGAAATGTATCAAGTGAGACAATAAAACATTATGTTGAAAATCAAAAAACGAGGGGGTGAAACTTGTGCCACAAACCATCACAGTTAAAGTTAAATTGCTTCCAACAAAACATCAAATCATGCTATTGGAACAAAGTAGCCACGAGTATATAAAAGTCATTAATGCCCTTGTATCTGAAATGGTTGAATCAAAGAAAAGCACGAAGAAAAGTACAAAGGATATTGAAGCCAATATCCCAAGTGCGGTGAAAAATCAAGCAATTAAAGATGCGAAAAGTGTGTTTTCTACAAAGGTGAAAAAGAGTAAATACAAAATCGTTCCGATTCTAAAAAGACCTGTTTGTGTATGGAATAACCAAAACTATTCATTTGACTTCACGCACATTTCAATTCCGTTTATGGTAAACGGAAAGTCAACTCGTTTAAAGGTTCGCGCTTTATTAATAGACAAATATAATCGCAATTTCGAATTGTTGAAGCACAAGTTAGGTACACTCCGTATCACGAAGAAATCTGCTAAATGGATTGCTCAAATATCTGTCACGATTCCTACAAACGAAAAAACGGGAACAAAGATTTTAGGAGTAGACTTAGGTCTTAAAGTTCCTGCGGTAGCCATCACAGATGATGATAAAGTTCATTTCTTCGGGAACGGTAGGCAAAACAAATTTATGAAACGTAAGTTTCGCAGTGTTCGCAAGAAGTTAGGAGAAGCTAAGAAACTGAATGCCCTTCGTCAACTTGATGATAAAGAACAAAGATGGATGCAAGACCAAGACCACAAAGTAAGTCGTGTAATCGTTGATTTTGCAACGGATAATAATATTTCTGTCATTCGATTAGAGCAACTAACGAACATTCGACAGACGGCACGAACAAGCCGTAAAAACGAAAAAAATCTACACACTTGGTCATTCCATCGTTTAGCACAATTCATCGAGTACAAAGCGACATTAGTTGGCATAAAGGTCGAATATGTGGACCCTTCTTATACAAGTCAAACATGTCCGAAATGTTCTGAAAAGAACAAGGCGCAAGACAGAAAATACAAGTGCCAATGTGGATTTGAGAAACATCGTGATATCGTTGGGGCGATGAATATTCGCTACGCAACTGTGGTTGGCGGTAATAGTCAATCAGCCTAAGAACCTATATGGTCTGTCTTAGGAGGGGTGATGGCACACCCTCATCTTGAAGGCTGTTCAAAACAGAAATGGACTGCGAATGCTTAGTCATTCAAGAATCCCATCCGTTACACCGTAAGGTGTAGGACTTGCGGCTTTAGCCGTGGGAGTGTCAAAAAAGGCAATAAATAAATGGGAAAATATGAGCCATGATTCTTCTTTTAGAACAGCGTACGAAGCTCGAGAGAAATTGCTTTTAGATGAACAAGCTAAGTTAGCGCATGCAGAACAAGAGGGCATGGAAAAAGGGATTGAGCAAGGTAAGATGCAGATGATCCGAGGAATGCATGAAATTGGTGTACCACTTGAAACTATTGCAAAAGCAAGTAAGTTGAGTGTGAAGGAAATAGAACGTATCTTAAATCTAAAATAAATATATGTGAGTATATAGAACTCATGAGTAGAAAGATTAGACGTTCATTAGCATAGTACGTTTAATGGGAAAGCATTGCTGAAGATTTTGGCAGTGCTTTTTCTTAATCAATTTTTTGATGTTTTTCATGCTGTTCACAATTATATAGAAAAGTTGAAAGAAGAATGTGAAATGTATTCACGATTAATAAGGTTGTTAAAAAATAATAAAGGTACATAAAACTATATGTTAATTAGTTCAGCCCCTTGAAGGGCGCTCCAAGGGGCTAAGATTCGAGAATTTTTAAACTCTTGCTAATTTAGATGAGAACTCCCTAAAGAGAACATATGCTATTTTAACACTTAACTATTTATTTTTACAACTATATATATATATGTAAATGTTTTATGGGTTATCATGTTGTGTAACCATAATCGGTTAGCGAAGGCGATGGGACAACAGAAGTACTGACTGGACTTATGGAGTATAAATGAGAAGATTCTTAGTCTTCTCTCAACCACTAAATGTAAAGCGAATAGCTCTAAAGAAAGATAGAAAGTTATATGATGCGGTTGCTTTTTTCTTAGTTATATAGAAATTACACATTAAACATATTTAAGGAGTCATTTAGGTATAAAGATAATTGAATCATACATGGAAGGGTCTATTCGAACATGCTAGTTACCTCAAATTATATGTATCATTTGGCACCTGTGCGAGGTTGCTTTTTAAATGCACATTATAATAGGGACAAGCATATTATGTAATAGGACGAGTTCTTCATGTCCTATTCAATGCTCAGGATAACCCCAATTCACACTGATAGCACCAGTAGCGAGGGTGCTATCTTTTTATTGAAAAATATATTTAAATGTATATAATATGATTATTGAATTAACATTTCAATATAAGGGGTACAAATTCGATGCGACGTAAAGAGGATTTGCTGAAACAATGGAAGGTGGATCTGCAAACTGTTCAAGAAGAAAAGAGGATGAAGAAGAAAGCTAAAAATAAGAAATATAAAATTCCTGGTAATACAGCGGGATTCATGAATGGAAAGAATACTTATCGTAAAGAAAATGGGGTATGGAAACAAAGAAATAAATGACGTGAAGGTAAATAAGTTTGGTTAAGTTTATAGCAAGTATTGTAGGCGCTTCCGTGATCTGGGTGGCGTCTTGTTTGTTGTTAAGGAAAGATAACAAAATAAACGAATATAAGCACGAAATTAGAAGAAAAAAATAATAGTCTTGTCGTTTGCTATAACCTACTAGGAAAAAGCTCATTTATAGAAAAAGAGAATGAGGAAAGTGAAGTGGATTATTAGCGAAACCCAACCATAATCATTTCTTCATTTTTTATTTCAATTATAAATTTATTTTCTTTATCCAATAACCAAAAATAAAAACTGACTGCATCAATATCAACTAGTGATTGGAATACTTTATCAAGATTTGTGCTTATTACAGGGATTTCATAGTTATCCCATAGTATAAAAATTTGTTCATCAAAACCTGGTTTGTTTTCTTTAATAAGGGAAATTAGTTGCTCTTTATTTAAAGCTATTAATTGATTATTTATCTGTCCCCAATCTATTCTTCCAGAGACAGTTATAGGAAATGAATTTATGAAAGTATTTGCAATTTGTTGGCTTTTATTTTGAGAGAAAATGAGAGTTTCCTCTCCGAGAGATTCAATACATTCATTAAACAAAGGGTTTGTATCATTGCTATTTTTTGTTTTCAGTGCCCGTAACTTTTGTTGCATTTTCCATCGTCTTGAGGATCTATCACTCATTTTTATCATTCCTTCTACAATTAATTAGGAGTCAGTATAGCATATAGTAACAGTTCTTAGTAAAGAAACTATTAGGCAATTGAAATAAGCCTCTACTTTCACCATATTTAGTTTAAGAATTAGATTGTCCGATTCTTTTGAAACATAACTATAATAATTCAATTTCAATATCATAAGCAACCCAATTATTATATAGAAATACAAATTCAATGACTTGAATTCAATGTTTTGTTACGCTATAAATAGCTTGATTTGTTTTTAACTTAAATATATTAAGAGTACTTAATAATTTTTAGGAGGCTTTTTTGAATGAATTTATGTAAGGCGAAAACCTGGTTACCATTATCTGCTGCAATGATTACAGTCGTATCAAATCCAGTGGGGACTGCGGCTTCAACGGTTTATACGGTTCAAAAAAATGATATCCTAGAAGCAATAAGTAAACAATATGAGGTATCCGTACAATCACTTAAACAAGAAAATAATAAGGCAAATGATCAAATTTATATTGGAGAACGTTTAACAATTCCGGTATCGTCAACTGCAAACAAATATGTTCAAAAAAATAATTCACCCTTTTCAACTAATACATATCAAGCAATTTACCAAGTGAAAAGTGGGGATACATTAAGTTCTATATCACAACAATATAAGGTTTCAATACAGTCAATAAAACAAAACAATAACGTAGACGAAAATCATATTTTTGTCGGTCAGCACTTAAAGATTGATACTGGTATTTCATTACAAGAAGTGGATTTAATGGCTCGATTAGTAAATGCAGAAGCAGGGGGAGAACCGCATGCAGGAAAGGTTGCAGTTGCAAAGGTAGTATTAAATCGTGCTAACGCAAATGGTTTTCCAAATACAATTACAGACGTAATTTATGAACCCATTAAAAATGGTTATGCATTTACTCCTGTTACAGACGGTAGAATTAATCAGCCTGCTACACAGGAAGCAAAAATGGCAGTAGAAGAGGCTCTCACTTCAAAAGGAACAAATTCTGATTGGCTTTATTTCTACAATCCAAAAACCTCAACTGATAAATGGATTACAACACGTCAAACCGGTGTACAAATTGGAAACCATCTGTTTGCTAAATAAAATAACAGTACATTAATAGGTTTCCAATGAGATAAGGAGAGGTTATTTTTGCGTGTAGTTCATTCACTATTAGCAATATTAGCAGTTATATTTTTAATTTGTGGTGTTATTATTCACGAGTATGTATTGGTGTTTTTGGTAGGGATTTGTTGCATGGTGATAGTAAGTTTTATAATTTCCAGTATACGTAATTGGAAAGAGAATAGAAAGCGTATTTCTATCGTGTATTTTACTTGTGTATTAATATTATTGCTATTGACAATATATCTTTTGTTTGTCACTTTTTATACACGTTCTTTGGAATTTTAGCACTTTTATATAAGCTAACGCGGCACATAAATCAAAAAGAATGATGAATTCTTCAAAAAATAATCAGCTCGGTTTAACGAGCTGATTATTACATCCAGAAATCCTCAAAGTCTACGCTGTAACCTTTTCTTTTTAAGGCCCTAATTAATTTTTGGCCATTACCTAATGAAGGTTTGTATGTATTTGAACGAGAAATACGACTAATTGTATTTTGATTTACTCCGCTCCATTCCTTTAATTCGGTTTGAGTAATACTATTTCTTTTTAAAAATTTACC from Bacillus thuringiensis encodes the following:
- a CDS encoding RNA-guided endonuclease InsQ/TnpB family protein is translated as MPQTITVKVKLLPTKHQIMLLEQSSHEYIKVINALVSEMVESKKSTKKSTKDIEANIPSAVKNQAIKDAKSVFSTKVKKSKYKIVPILKRPVCVWNNQNYSFDFTHISIPFMVNGKSTRLKVRALLIDKYNRNFELLKHKLGTLRITKKSAKWIAQISVTIPTNEKTGTKILGVDLGLKVPAVAITDDDKVHFFGNGRQNKFMKRKFRSVRKKLGEAKKLNALRQLDDKEQRWMQDQDHKVSRVIVDFATDNNISVIRLEQLTNIRQTARTSRKNEKNLHTWSFHRLAQFIEYKATLVGIKVEYVDPSYTSQTCPKCSEKNKAQDRKYKCQCGFEKHRDIVGAMNIRYATVVGGNSQSA
- the tnpA gene encoding IS200/IS605 family transposase; the encoded protein is MMNDYRRTKTTVSLINYHFVFCPRYRRKIFLNTKVEERFKELVQEICGELDVSIVAMECDKDHVHLFLNTPPTLSPADTMAKIKGVTSKRLREEFPHLQHLPSLWTRSYFVSTAGNVSSETIKHYVENQKTRG
- a CDS encoding LysM peptidoglycan-binding domain-containing protein, which codes for MNLCKAKTWLPLSAAMITVVSNPVGTAASTVYTVQKNDILEAISKQYEVSVQSLKQENNKANDQIYIGERLTIPVSSTANKYVQKNNSPFSTNTYQAIYQVKSGDTLSSISQQYKVSIQSIKQNNNVDENHIFVGQHLKIDTGISLQEVDLMARLVNAEAGGEPHAGKVAVAKVVLNRANANGFPNTITDVIYEPIKNGYAFTPVTDGRINQPATQEAKMAVEEALTSKGTNSDWLYFYNPKTSTDKWITTRQTGVQIGNHLFAK
- a CDS encoding helix-turn-helix domain-containing protein encodes the protein MFGLGKPLSRFGKFLKRNSITQTELKEWSGVNQNTISRISRSNTYKPSLGNGQKLIRALKRKGYSVDFEDFWM